TTGCCGCCGACCGCCACTCGATCCCGCTTTTGCGCCGTGTCTCGCTGTGCTGCGATTGCTGCCGTGCACGCCAGATTGCATCCTCGATCAGTTGCGGCATCAGTGGCATTGCGCGATGCAGGATGCGGATGATCTGCTTGCTGTCCTCGGCAAGCGCACGGGGGCCGAGATTGTCCTTGATGTAATCCTCGACGACCGGGCGGGCTGCCTTCCAGATATTCAAATTCGGGTTCAGCGACCGCGCCACGCCCTCGACCACGACCATCGTGCGCTGAAGCAGGATCAGCTCTGTCCGGGTCTGCATGCCGAACCGCTCGGTGACCTCGAACAGATATCCCAGCAGATTGGCCATAGAGATCTGGCTGGCATCCGCGCCGAAAATCGGCTCTCCGACGGCGCGAAGGGCACGGGCGAAGGCTGCCGGGTCGCGGTCACGGGGGACATAGCCCGCCTCGAAATGGACCTTCGCCAGCATATCGTAGTCGCGCCTGATGAAGCCCATCAGGATGTCGGCATAGATTCGGCGGGTATATTCGTCGATCTCGCCCATGATGCCGAAATCATAGGCAATCAGATCGCCATTCGCAGCGACCTTCAGATTGCCCTGATGCATATCGCCGTGGAAAAATCCGTCGCGCAGCGCGTGGGACAGGAAAAGCTGGAGAATGCGCTCTGCAAGCGCCTCTGTGTCATGTCCGGCGGCCCGGATCGCGGCGATATCGCCAAGCGAGATGCCTTCAGCCCAGTCCGAGGTCAGGATGCGGCGCGAGGACAGATTCCAATGCGGCGCTGGAACCTGAAACCCGGCATCGTCCTTGGTATTCTCGGCAAAGAGTGAGGCCGAGGCCGCCTCAAGCCGCAAATCCAGTTCACCGCTGACCACGCCTTCAAAATGGGACACGACATCTTTCGGCCTCAGCCGGCGCGTCGCGGGCGACAGAAGTTCGATCATATCCGCGCCGAAATGGAAGGCGTCGATATCGCGTGAGAATGCGCCGCTGATGCCTGGGCGCAGCACCTTCACCGCGATTTCCTGCCCGGTATCGGCCAGCCTCGCGCGGTGCACCTGCGCGATCGAGGCCGCTGCGACGGGTTCCGAGAATTCGCTGAACACATCCTCGATGCGGCGACCGAGATCGGCCTCGATCATCGATTTGGCGGTCTCGGTCGGAAACGGAGGCAGCTTGTCCTGGAGATAGGTCAGCTGATCGGCCAGTTCGACCCCGACCACATCCGGGCGCGTCGAGAGGATCTGGCCGAATTTGATATAGGCTGGACCAAGCGCCGTGATCGCACGGGTGACCGGAGGCAGATCCGGATCGCCACGATATCCCAACCACCGGAAGGGCCAGCCAAGAATCCGTGCCGCGATTCGGACATTGCGCGGGGCCTGCATGGCATCGAGCGCCACGCCCATTGCACCGGAACGCTCAAAAGTGGCGCCGGTGCGGATCAGGCGCCAGATATTGTGAGGTCCGCGCATGCTACAGCTTCCAGCCCGAATGCAGCGCCGCAATGCCCATCGACAGGTTGCGATATTGCACCCGCTCGAATCCGGCAT
This sequence is a window from Paracoccus aerodenitrificans. Protein-coding genes within it:
- the ubiB gene encoding 2-polyprenylphenol 6-hydroxylase; translated protein: MRGPHNIWRLIRTGATFERSGAMGVALDAMQAPRNVRIAARILGWPFRWLGYRGDPDLPPVTRAITALGPAYIKFGQILSTRPDVVGVELADQLTYLQDKLPPFPTETAKSMIEADLGRRIEDVFSEFSEPVAAASIAQVHRARLADTGQEIAVKVLRPGISGAFSRDIDAFHFGADMIELLSPATRRLRPKDVVSHFEGVVSGELDLRLEAASASLFAENTKDDAGFQVPAPHWNLSSRRILTSDWAEGISLGDIAAIRAAGHDTEALAERILQLFLSHALRDGFFHGDMHQGNLKVAANGDLIAYDFGIMGEIDEYTRRIYADILMGFIRRDYDMLAKVHFEAGYVPRDRDPAAFARALRAVGEPIFGADASQISMANLLGYLFEVTERFGMQTRTELILLQRTMVVVEGVARSLNPNLNIWKAARPVVEDYIKDNLGPRALAEDSKQIIRILHRAMPLMPQLIEDAIWRARQQSQHSETRRKSGIEWRSAAIGASAMAVLLLLIAALG